One Oryza brachyantha chromosome 3, ObraRS2, whole genome shotgun sequence DNA segment encodes these proteins:
- the LOC102699298 gene encoding homeobox-leucine zipper protein HOX32 has translation MAAAMVHGGGGGGGGGGGVGKQHHDRSSPGGGGAPQVDTGKYVRYTPEQVEALERVYSECPKPSSLRRQQLIRECPILSNIEPKQIKVWFQNRRCREKQRKEASRLQTVNRKLTAMNKLLMEENDRLQKQVSRLVYENGYMRQQLHNPSVATTDTSCESVVTSGQHHQQQNPAAARPQRDANNPAGLLAIAEETLAEFLSKATGTAVDWVQMVGMKPGPDSIGIIAVSHNCSGVAARACGLVSLEPTKVAEILKDRPSWYRDCRCVDVLHVIPTGNGGTIELIYMQTYAPTTLAAPRDFWTLRYTSGLEDGSLVICERSLTQSTGGPSGPNTPNFVRADVLPSGYLIRPCEGGGSMIHIVDHVDLDAWSVPEVLRPLYESPKILAQKMTIAALRHIRQIAHESSGEMPYGGGRQPAVLRTFSQRLSRGFNDAVNGFPDDGWSPMSSDGAEDVTIAFNSSPNKLVGSHVNSSQLFSAIGGGILCAKASMLLQNVPPALLVRFLREHRSEWADPGVDAYSAAALRASPYAVPGLRAGGFMGSQVILPLAHTLEHEEFLEVIRLEGHSLCHDEVVLSRDMYLLQLCSGVDENAAGACAQLVFAPIDESFADDAPLLPSGFRVIPLDAKADAPSATRTLDLASTLEVGSGGTTRASSDTSGTCNTRSVLTIAFQFSYENHLRESVAAMARQYVRTVVASVQRVAMAIAPSRLGGQIETKHPPGSPEAHTLARWIGRSYRFHTGADLLRTDSQSTDSSLKAMWQHSDSIMCCSLKAAPVFTFANQAGLDMLETTLIALQDISLEKILDDDGRKALCSEFPKIMQQGLAYLPGGVCVSSMGRPVSYEQAVAWKVLSDDDTPHCLAFMFVNWSFV, from the exons ATGGCGGCCGCGATGGtgcacggcggtggcggcggcggaggaggaggaggaggagtggggaAGCAGCATCATGACAGGTCCTCGCctggcggcggaggggcgCCGCAGGTGGACACGGGCAAGTACGTGCGCTACACCCCGGAGCAGGTGGAGGCGCTGGAGCGGGTGTACAGCGAGTGCCCCAAGCCCAGCTCGCTGCGCCGCCAGCAGCTCATCCGCGAGTGCCCCATCCTCAGCAACATCGAGCCCAAGCAGATCAAGGTCTGGTTCCAGAACCGCAG GTGCCGCGAGAAGCAGCGGAAGGAGGCGTCTCGCCTGCAGACCGTGAACCGGAAGTTGACTGCCATGAACAAGCTGTTGATGGAGGAGAATGACAGGCTGCAGAAGCAGGTGTCCCGCCTTGTTTACGAGAACGGATACATGCGGCAGCAGCTCCATAAT CCTTCTGTAGCAACTACAGACACGAGCTGTGAGTCCGTGGTTACAAGTGGTCAACACCACCAACAGCAAAACCCAGCAGCCGCGCGTCCACAGAGGGACGCGAACAACCCAGCTGG TCTACTCGCTATAGCTGAGGAGACCCTGGCAGAGTTCCTGTCCAAAGCGACAGGTACTGCTGTCGATTGGGTGCAAATGGTTGGGATGAAG CCTGGTCCGGATTCCATTGGAATCATTGCTGTTTCGCACAATTGTAGTGGCGTAGCAGCACGAGCTTGCGGCCTTGTGAGCCTTGAGCCCACAAAG GTTGCTGAGATCCTTAAGGATCGCCCGTCTTGGTATCGTGATTGCCGGTGTGTGGATGTGCTCCATGTTATCCCTACGGGTAATGGTGGAACTATTGAGCTTATCTACATGCAG ACTTATGCACCGACAACTTTGGCGGCACCACGTGACTTTTGGACACTCCGATACACTAGTGGTCTTGAAGATGGAAGTCTTGTG ATATGTGAGAGATCACTGACTCAATCCACTGGCGGTCCATCAGGACCTAACACTCCAAATTTTGTCAGAGCAGATGTGCTTCCTAGTGGCTATTTGATCCGCCCATGTGAGGGGGGTGGCTCTATGATTCACATTGTGGATCATGTTGATTTGGAT GCTTGGAGCGTGCCTGAGGTCCTTCGACCACTTTATGAATCCCCAAAGATCCTTGCGCAGAAGATGACAATTGCT GCACTGCGTCACATTAGGCAAATTGCGCATGAATCAAGCGGAGAAATGCCCTATGGAGGTGGGCGTCAGCCAGCGGTTCTGAGAACATTTAGTCAGAGGCTAAGCAG AGGCTTCAATGATGCAGTCAATGGATTTCCGGATGATGGCTGGTCACCGATGAGCAGCGATGGTGCTGAGGATGTGACAATTGCTTTTAACTCATCCCCAAACAAACTTGTTGGATCTCATGTCAACTCCTCCCAGCTGTTCTCTGCTATTGGAGGTGGCATCTTATGTGCAAAGGCATCTATGCTGCTACAG AATGTACCACCTGCTCTCCTAGTGCGATTTTTGAGGGAGCACCGCTCAGAATGGGCTGATCCTGGTGTTGATGCAtattctgctgctgctttgaGGGCTAGTCCATATGCAGTTCCTGGTCTACGGGCTGGTGGTTTTATGGGCAGCCAGGTTATATTGCCACTTGCGCACACCTTAGAGCATGAAGAG TTCCTGGAGGTTATCAGGCTTGAGGGACACAGCCTCTGCCATGATGAGGTCGTTCTATCAAGAGATATGTACCTTCTGCAG CTTTGCAGCGGTGTAGATGAAAATGCTGCAGGTGCATGTGCCCAGCTTGTCTTTGCACCCATTGATGAATCTTTTGCTGATGATGCACCACTGCTACCTTCAGGCTTCCGAGTGATACCACTGGATGCCAAGGCG GATGCACCATCTGCGACACGCACACTTGACCTGGCATCTACTCTTGAGGTTGGGTCTGGTGGGACTACACGAGCTTCCAGTGACACCTCAGGCACCTGCAACACAAGATCGGTCCTGACCATAGCTTTCCAGTTTTCATATGAAAACCACCTTCGTGAAAGCGTAGCGGCAATGGCCAGGCAGTATGTGCGAACCGTGGTGGCATCAGTGCAGAGAGTGGCCATGGCAATAGCTCCTTCGCGTCTTGGCGGACAGATTGAAACAAAGCACCCTCCAGGATCTCCTGAGGCCCATACGCTTGCAAGGTGGATTGGGAGGAGCTACCG attccacaCTGGAGCTGATCTCCTTCGCACAGATTCACAAAGCACGGATTCTTCCTTGAAAGCAATGTGGCAACACTCTGATTCAATCATGTGCTGCTCCCTGAAG GCTGCTCCTGTGTTCACCTTCGCCAATCAAGCCGGCCTCGACATGCTGGAGACGACGCTGATCGCTCTCCAGGACATTTCGCTCGAGAAGATCCTCGACGATGACGGCCGGAAGGCTCTATGTTCTGAGTTCCCCAAGATCATGCAGCAG GGTTTGGCCTACCTCCCAGGTGGCGTCTGTGTTTCGAGCATGGGCCGGCCGGTGTCGTACGAGCAGGCGGTGGCATGGAAGGTCCTGAGCGACGATGACACCCCCCACTGCCTCGCCTTCATGTTCGTCAACTGGTCCTTCGTTTGA